The Pirellulales bacterium DNA window GATGCCAATCCGGAAAGCTGGGCTCCAACCGGGCCCAAGCATCAATCAGCGGCAAGAGACCCTTCTTCGAGTGCAAGCGAGAATAAAACAGTGCGATGCGTTTGCCGGCGAGCTCGGAATGGCGCGCGAACCATCGCTGGCGGTCGAGGGGTTCGGACCAGCGGGGCTCGTTAATGCCGTTGCCCGACACGAGGATCGGTTGGCCAAAGCCAGCAGCCCGGATGTCGGCAAATTCCATTTCGCTGGTCGCGTGCCAGGCCGCGGCGCCGGCCAGGGCGCCGCGATGCAGGAGCCTGGCGGCGAACCATTTTTTCCATCTCGCCCGCCGTAGGGCATAAGCGGCCAGCATGCCGCGCGGGCTGATGACAAGCGGGCAGTCGCTGTGCCGCGCCGCCCGCGCGGCGTATCCCAACGAGGGAAGCCACAGTGCGTGATGATGCACCACGCGGAACGCGGCGGCGGCCAGCGCCGCGCGCAAACCGCGAGAGGCGTGCAACAGCCCGCCATAGGATTTCGAGTAGCGTTGGAAGCACGCCGGCCAATCGGGATCCGATACATCGGCGGCAAAGTACAAACGGACGCTCGGATCTTGCGCGTACATGGCCCGGCAGAGCGCTGGAACCGAAACGGAGGGGCCACCCCATTTCGGATCGATATCCGGCAGAACGCAGGCCGTCAGCACCTTGCTAGCGTCGAGAAGTGAGTCGCGCAAACGCTTCGGAATCGGTTGTTGGATCAGGCGAAGGTTGACGATCGAACGGGACGGATAGCACTTGTCTCGGGAATTTGCTGCGCTGGCCAGGCCGGTTCTGCCTATCCTGACGCTCAGGCAAAAGGCGAGACAGTCCCGCTACGTTGCGGGAGGTTTGATCAACATGCACTGGCTGACGGTTGTTTGAATCAGCTGGTTGGCGGTCGTCCGCAAAAACTCCTGGATCGCTTTTTCGACTCCCGGGCAGGTGGGCGCCAGATAATCGTCAAAAACGATGATTCCCCCCGGAACCAAGCGTGGATAGAAAAAAGCCAAGGCATCGCGCACCGATTGGTAGATATCGACATCGACGTGGACCAGCGCGAACTGCCGATCTTCGACCGGCCGTGCCGTGTCCGGGAAAAAGCCCGGGAAGAATTCGACCTTCGGATAAGCGCGCAATCGGGCTCGAAC harbors:
- a CDS encoding glycosyltransferase, translating into MLTACVLPDIDPKWGGPSVSVPALCRAMYAQDPSVRLYFAADVSDPDWPACFQRYSKSYGGLLHASRGLRAALAAAAFRVVHHHALWLPSLGYAARAARHSDCPLVISPRGMLAAYALRRARWKKWFAARLLHRGALAGAAAWHATSEMEFADIRAAGFGQPILVSGNGINEPRWSEPLDRQRWFARHSELAGKRIALFYSRLHSKKGLLPLIDAWARLEPSFPDWHLLICGSAHEYTLDDVARAVRGHPRLIERTTIAEPAGLPKPYRLAELYLLPTLSENFGLTIGEALASGVAALTSTAAPWSGLNDRDAGRCVPLDIFDAHWAELMKLAPDALREQGARGREWMLTDFSWDRKAAEMLDFYQQLTDE